One Methylobacterium sp. SyP6R genomic window carries:
- a CDS encoding SOS response-associated peptidase, giving the protein MCNLYSLARSQDEIRRTFAVDRDEVGNLPPLPGIFPNQMAPVIHAAGGERVLTMMRWGFPPPPKVGTQPVTNVRNVASPYWRPWLKPAHRCLVPVTSFSEYADTKPRKTPVWFAPDGSRPLFAFAGIWRPWTGMRGLKRDEPVPEEHRLFSFLTTEANGVVGLVHPKAMPVLLTTAEEWRTWLKAPVEEALQLQRPLADEMMAEVGRGPRHDRIS; this is encoded by the coding sequence ATGTGCAACCTCTACAGCTTAGCCCGCTCCCAAGACGAGATCCGGCGCACCTTCGCGGTCGATCGCGACGAAGTCGGCAACCTGCCGCCGCTGCCCGGGATCTTCCCCAACCAGATGGCGCCTGTCATCCACGCCGCCGGAGGCGAGCGGGTGCTGACGATGATGCGCTGGGGCTTCCCGCCGCCGCCGAAGGTTGGCACCCAGCCGGTCACCAATGTGCGCAACGTCGCCTCGCCTTACTGGCGCCCCTGGCTGAAACCGGCGCACCGCTGCCTGGTGCCAGTCACGTCGTTCAGCGAGTACGCCGACACGAAGCCGCGCAAGACGCCTGTCTGGTTCGCCCCCGACGGGAGCCGGCCCCTCTTCGCCTTCGCAGGCATCTGGCGACCCTGGACTGGCATGCGCGGCTTGAAGCGGGACGAGCCAGTGCCGGAGGAGCACCGGCTGTTCTCGTTCCTGACCACGGAGGCGAACGGCGTAGTCGGACTGGTGCATCCCAAGGCGATGCCGGTGCTGCTCACGACCGCGGAGGAGTGGCGTACCTGGCTCAAGGCGCCGGTCGAGGAGGCGCTGCAACTGCAGCGTCCGCTCGCGGACGAGATGATGGCCGAAGTGGGGCGAGGGCCGCGTCACGACAGGATCTCATGA
- a CDS encoding Y-family DNA polymerase translates to MTRAIALIDGNSFYCSCERVFDPRLTGVPVIVLSNNDGCAIARTAEAKALGIRMGEPYFKIRDLCRQQRVRVFSSNYALYGDMSARANTVYRQFARDVEVYSIDESFLDLSDVRECDRVALARDLRSTVRRWTGLPTCVGIGPTKTLAKLANHIAKSIPELGGVCDLSDEAERAAWMVGISVGEVWGIGRASLARLIAMGIDTVADLRDLDPRPARASLTVVGERIIHELRGRACLPLEIVPARRKGCAVTRSFSSRITERTVLEQAVAAHATRLGEKLRRDGLAVSAVTVFYHTSEHDRGDPMRSVSTVVHLPEATNDSRHLIQAALHGVAKTWKEQGPTPWRYSKAGLVTKDLVPLDEAPRPLFDALNREKSGALMAAMDACNSRFGRGAVVPARAGLIEKRTWSTKFEMRSSRFTTRLSEVPTVQAV, encoded by the coding sequence ATGACCCGCGCCATTGCGCTCATCGACGGCAACAGCTTCTATTGCTCGTGCGAGCGCGTATTTGATCCGCGCCTGACCGGCGTGCCGGTGATCGTGCTCTCGAACAACGACGGCTGCGCCATCGCCCGCACCGCCGAGGCCAAGGCGCTCGGCATCCGCATGGGCGAGCCGTACTTCAAGATCCGCGACCTGTGTCGGCAGCAGCGGGTTCGGGTGTTCTCCTCGAATTATGCCCTCTACGGCGACATGTCGGCCCGGGCCAACACGGTCTACCGCCAGTTCGCGCGCGACGTGGAGGTCTACTCGATCGATGAGAGCTTCCTCGACCTTTCTGACGTGCGCGAGTGTGACCGAGTGGCGCTCGCCCGGGACCTCCGCTCCACCGTCCGTCGGTGGACCGGCCTGCCGACCTGCGTCGGAATCGGGCCGACCAAGACCCTCGCGAAATTGGCGAACCACATCGCCAAGTCCATCCCCGAGCTCGGGGGCGTGTGCGATCTGTCCGATGAGGCGGAGCGCGCTGCCTGGATGGTCGGGATCTCGGTGGGCGAGGTCTGGGGCATCGGTCGCGCCTCGTTGGCGCGACTCATCGCCATGGGCATCGACACGGTGGCGGACCTGCGGGACCTCGATCCCCGGCCGGCGCGGGCCTCGCTGACGGTGGTGGGCGAACGCATCATCCACGAGCTGCGCGGCCGCGCCTGCCTGCCCCTCGAGATTGTGCCAGCCCGGCGCAAGGGCTGCGCGGTCACCCGATCATTCTCGTCACGGATCACCGAGCGGACCGTGCTCGAGCAGGCGGTGGCGGCGCATGCGACGCGGCTCGGCGAAAAGTTGCGGCGGGACGGTCTCGCCGTCTCGGCCGTCACCGTCTTCTACCACACCAGCGAGCACGACCGCGGCGACCCGATGCGCTCGGTCTCGACGGTGGTCCACCTGCCGGAGGCGACGAACGACAGCCGGCACCTGATCCAGGCCGCGCTCCACGGCGTGGCAAAGACCTGGAAGGAGCAGGGGCCGACGCCCTGGCGCTACAGCAAGGCCGGGCTGGTCACGAAGGATCTCGTGCCGCTCGACGAGGCGCCCCGGCCGCTATTCGATGCCCTCAACCGGGAAAAGTCCGGCGCGCTGATGGCCGCGATGGACGCCTGCAACAGCCGGTTCGGCCGTGGTGCCGTGGTGCCGGCGCGGGCGGGGTTGATCGAGAAGCGCACTTGGTCGACGAAGTTCGAGATGCGCTCGTCGCGGTTCACGACGCGGTTGAGCGAGGTGCCGACCGTTCAAGCCGTTTAG
- a CDS encoding IS5 family transposase (programmed frameshift) has protein sequence MWTPENRQRYDRSKLRYSTDLTDEEWALVAPLLPPARRGGNKRTVDLREVVNGLMYVLGTGCQWRAIPKDLPPRSTVHGYFDLWDYDGTLLRIHHTLYVLCREQAGREASPTAAIIDSQSVKSAEKGGARFDPSGYDAGKKIKGKKRHLLVDTQGLLMHALVHPADVQDRDGGVWVMATLFSLYPFLLKLYADGGYQGPVFREALERVCRSVTVEIVKRSDQAVGFEVLPKRWIVERTIGWLNRCRRLAKDWECRTRKALAFLRLASIRIMLRKLCQQSA, from the exons ATGTGGACGCCTGAGAACCGCCAGCGGTACGACCGCAGCAAGCTTCGCTATTCCACTGATTTGACGGATGAGGAATGGGCGCTTGTTGCTCCCCTTCTCCCGCCGGCTCGACGCGGGGGAAACAAACGAACGGTTGATCTGCGCGAGGTGGTCAACGGCTTGATGTATGTCCTTGGAACGGGGTGCCAATGGCGCGCTATCCCAAAAGATCTACCGCCTCGCTCGACGGTGCATGGCTACTTCGATCTATGGGATTACGACGGAACTCTCCTGCGCATCCATCACACCCTCTACGTTCTCTGCCGCGAACAGGCAGGACGTGAGGCCAGCCCAACGGCAGCGATCATTGACAGCCAGAGCGTCAAGAGCGCGGAAAAAGGGGGCGCACGAT TCGACCCGTCCGGCTATGATGCGGGCAAGAAGATCAAAGGCAAGAAGCGCCATCTCCTCGTCGATACGCAAGGTCTGCTGATGCATGCTCTGGTGCATCCGGCCGACGTGCAGGATCGTGATGGCGGCGTATGGGTCATGGCGACGCTGTTTAGTCTCTACCCGTTCCTGCTGAAGCTGTATGCAGATGGCGGCTACCAGGGGCCGGTGTTCCGGGAGGCGTTGGAACGGGTCTGCCGGTCTGTGACGGTGGAAATCGTCAAGCGGTCGGATCAGGCGGTCGGGTTCGAGGTCCTGCCCAAGCGCTGGATCGTGGAGCGGACGATTGGTTGGCTCAATCGCTGCCGGCGGCTGGCGAAGGATTGGGAGTGCCGCACCCGCAAGGCGCTGGCTTTCCTGCGCCTTGCTTCCATCCGCATCATGCTCAGAAAACTCTGCCAACAATCAGCATGA
- a CDS encoding ABC transporter ATP-binding protein, whose protein sequence is MTIATPLLSVADLAVTVPGPSGPWTAVAGIDLALARGETLGLIGESGSGKTLTGLALLGLLPSGASATARQLTFDGHDLRGGEPVLAPLRGRRLGMIVQDPVGAFNPAKRIGWHMRAVLRRRGDRRPDAAARWLSAVGVRAAERVLAAYPHQLSGGMLQRVLIAMVGALEPDLIVADEPTTNLDAVVARQILDLVREQQNRTGCAVLFVTHDLAAARHLCDRVAVMVAGTIVEIGPAGAVLDVPRHPYTRGLIATVRSLAARDPVLIEMVGEPGRRETGGCPFLSRCPRSDALCRSDPPGLAALRPDHLLRCHHPDV, encoded by the coding sequence ATGACCATTGCCACACCCCTCCTGTCGGTTGCCGACCTCGCCGTCACCGTTCCGGGGCCGTCCGGGCCCTGGACCGCGGTGGCGGGGATCGACCTCGCGCTCGCCCGCGGGGAGACCCTCGGCCTCATCGGCGAATCGGGTTCGGGCAAGACTCTCACGGGCCTCGCCCTCCTCGGGCTCCTGCCCTCCGGGGCGAGCGCGACGGCCCGACAGCTGACCTTCGACGGCCACGACCTGCGGGGTGGTGAGCCGGTCCTGGCGCCGCTTCGCGGCCGGCGCCTCGGGATGATCGTCCAGGACCCGGTCGGTGCCTTCAACCCGGCCAAGCGCATCGGCTGGCACATGCGGGCAGTGCTGCGTCGGCGCGGGGACCGGCGGCCCGACGCCGCAGCCCGCTGGCTGTCCGCGGTCGGGGTCCGGGCGGCCGAGCGGGTGCTTGCTGCCTATCCCCACCAGCTCAGCGGCGGCATGCTCCAGCGCGTGCTGATCGCAATGGTCGGTGCGCTCGAGCCCGACCTCATCGTGGCGGACGAGCCGACGACGAATCTCGACGCGGTCGTCGCCCGGCAGATCCTCGACCTCGTCCGTGAGCAGCAAAACCGCACGGGCTGCGCGGTCCTGTTCGTCACGCACGATCTCGCCGCGGCGCGCCACCTGTGCGACCGCGTCGCCGTCATGGTCGCGGGCACGATCGTCGAGATCGGTCCGGCCGGCGCCGTCCTCGACGTGCCCCGTCATCCCTACACGCGCGGCCTGATCGCGACGGTGCGCTCGCTCGCCGCGCGCGATCCCGTCCTCATCGAGATGGTGGGCGAGCCGGGCCGCCGCGAGACCGGCGGCTGCCCGTTCCTCAGCCGCTGTCCGCGCTCCGACGCCCTGTGCCGATCGGATCCGCCCGGCCTCGCCGCCCTCCGTCCCGACCACCTCCTGCGGTGCCATCACCCCGATGTCTGA
- a CDS encoding LysR family transcriptional regulator has product MRKPQERGVLKTEHPPADRQYTMPDWHSLWMLLEIHRCGSFRAAAPRVGLSFNALRSRISELEATLGVSLLTRGVTGIKPTPEGAKILAEAQKMEASAYRILRAGDYYSSVIDGEVKIAVTEGLGSAWLVPRIIEFQRRHSRLRIDLSCGMTSADVLRMEADVAVQLTRPQEADLKVVRLGYLHTMPFASNSYANKFGLPTRIEEISDHTLVFQISEETSTLSTYGKTLPALPRAPAIAIKTNASSAHTLAVANGAGIGWLPTYVYPLGMDLIPIDCGLNFRLDVWLTYHPDVDRVPRIRTAIDWLRACFDVRIFPFFGEEYIHPRDLAPLSDHNDIFKIFQGFVNDRTD; this is encoded by the coding sequence ATGCGCAAGCCACAAGAACGGGGTGTTCTGAAAACAGAACACCCGCCAGCCGATCGGCAGTACACGATGCCCGACTGGCATTCGCTCTGGATGCTGCTGGAGATCCATCGTTGCGGCTCGTTCCGGGCGGCCGCCCCACGGGTCGGGCTGTCGTTCAATGCGCTGCGCAGCCGCATCAGCGAGTTGGAGGCCACCTTGGGGGTGTCCCTCCTGACGAGAGGCGTGACCGGCATCAAGCCGACCCCGGAAGGCGCCAAGATCCTGGCTGAAGCGCAGAAAATGGAGGCTTCGGCCTATCGGATACTCCGCGCGGGAGATTATTATTCGAGCGTCATCGACGGGGAAGTCAAGATTGCCGTCACAGAGGGCCTTGGATCTGCTTGGCTCGTGCCCCGCATCATTGAATTTCAGCGTCGGCACTCACGATTGCGCATCGATCTTAGCTGCGGCATGACCTCGGCCGACGTGCTGAGAATGGAGGCGGATGTTGCAGTGCAGCTCACACGTCCGCAGGAAGCCGACCTGAAAGTAGTGCGCCTTGGTTATCTGCATACGATGCCATTTGCATCGAACTCATACGCAAACAAATTTGGGCTACCAACTCGAATTGAGGAAATTAGTGATCATACTCTTGTATTTCAAATTTCTGAGGAAACATCCACGCTCTCGACATATGGGAAGACTCTCCCGGCGCTCCCCCGTGCCCCTGCGATTGCAATCAAAACAAATGCGAGCAGCGCCCATACTCTGGCTGTCGCAAACGGGGCCGGCATCGGATGGCTACCGACTTACGTCTATCCGTTGGGAATGGACCTGATTCCGATCGATTGTGGCCTCAATTTTCGGCTCGATGTGTGGCTGACATATCATCCCGATGTGGACCGCGTTCCTCGGATCCGCACCGCCATTGATTGGCTGCGCGCCTGTTTCGATGTACGTATATTCCCGTTTTTTGGCGAAGAGTATATTCATCCCAGAGATCTGGCACCACTCAGCGATCACAATGATATTTTTAAAATATTCCAGGGATTTGTAAATGATCGAACGGATTAG
- a CDS encoding ATP-binding cassette domain-containing protein: MSDCPSAPLVIDRVSLEMSLASRWRTPRMRILDAVSLSLAPGEIVGLVGESGSGKTTLGLTLVGRHRPTHGSIQLGGSALAPGTPAQRRLQMVFQDPLASFNPRRRVGDAVRLALDVHRIGPPSARGDIVQALFAQVGLSSEHAARFPHALSGGQLQRVALARALATRPDYIVADEPVSKLDVSVRAQILNLVRRTNAETGVGLLFITHDLAAAQFLCHRIAVMYLGRIVELGTPDAVLGRPRHPYTARLVAGTAYDGSAGADPRLGAREACFYAPACTRRLPRCTQERPPLDETGLACFRPEELPPEPGREAIPALA; the protein is encoded by the coding sequence ATGTCTGACTGTCCCTCCGCTCCCCTCGTCATCGACCGCGTGAGCCTCGAGATGTCCCTGGCGTCACGCTGGCGCACGCCGCGGATGCGGATCCTCGACGCGGTCAGCCTGTCCCTGGCGCCTGGCGAGATCGTCGGCCTTGTCGGCGAATCCGGTTCGGGCAAGACGACGCTGGGCCTGACGCTCGTCGGTCGGCATCGGCCGACGCACGGGTCGATCCAGCTCGGCGGATCCGCACTCGCCCCCGGCACGCCAGCGCAGCGGCGCCTCCAGATGGTGTTCCAAGACCCGCTCGCCTCGTTCAACCCGCGCCGGCGGGTCGGCGATGCGGTCCGTCTCGCCCTCGACGTCCACCGCATCGGGCCGCCGTCCGCGCGCGGGGACATCGTCCAGGCCCTGTTCGCCCAGGTCGGGCTGTCGTCCGAGCACGCCGCGCGATTTCCCCACGCGCTGTCGGGGGGGCAGCTCCAGCGCGTCGCGCTGGCGCGGGCGCTCGCCACCCGCCCGGACTACATCGTGGCCGACGAGCCGGTCTCAAAGCTCGACGTCTCGGTGCGGGCGCAGATCCTCAACCTCGTCCGCCGCACGAACGCCGAGACCGGGGTCGGACTCCTGTTCATCACCCACGACCTTGCTGCAGCGCAGTTCCTGTGTCACCGCATCGCCGTGATGTATCTCGGGCGGATCGTGGAGCTTGGCACGCCCGATGCCGTGCTGGGGCGCCCCCGCCATCCCTACACCGCCCGGCTCGTCGCCGGGACCGCCTATGACGGCTCAGCCGGGGCGGATCCCCGGCTCGGCGCGCGCGAGGCCTGCTTCTACGCGCCGGCCTGCACTCGCCGTCTGCCGCGCTGCACGCAGGAGCGCCCGCCGCTCGACGAGACCGGTCTTGCCTGCTTTCGTCCCGAGGAACTCCCACCGGAGCCGGGGCGGGAGGCAATCCCCGCCCTGGCGTGA
- a CDS encoding 2-aminoethylphosphonate--pyruvate transaminase, producing the protein MIPSPPLLVTPGPVATSTAVRAAMAVDRSAAEPGMIAALLQMQAQVGALVRMDAAYAVIPVPGSATQANEMVLRALPPPGAAVLIVTNGAYGDWLAHLCATMGRPHHVLRTPPLEPIRPERVARALKDDPAISHVAFVHVETSSGRINPLAEIASLCRRLGRGLIVDAVASAGIVPLDVAHDRPEALVLSSNKGLQGPPGLAWVVAERAALERGRGFAASASLDLFDQHQHVERTGTFRFTPPTHVLCGVHAALEELAAEGLAARAVRYRGNWEAAAAVLAAAGFPPLLQLPDTAPIVVTVALPEDGPAPATVTAAMASRGYVLVPGRLAVPRTVRLGCIGDLTPPDTARAAAALAEVLKSGPIIA; encoded by the coding sequence ATGATCCCCTCCCCTCCCCTTCTCGTGACCCCCGGCCCCGTCGCGACGAGCACGGCCGTTCGCGCCGCGATGGCCGTCGACCGCTCTGCGGCCGAGCCCGGTATGATCGCGGCCCTGCTACAGATGCAGGCGCAGGTCGGTGCTCTCGTCCGGATGGACGCCGCCTACGCGGTCATTCCGGTTCCGGGCAGCGCCACCCAGGCCAACGAGATGGTCCTGCGCGCCCTGCCACCGCCGGGCGCGGCAGTGCTGATCGTGACGAACGGCGCCTATGGCGACTGGCTGGCCCATCTGTGCGCGACGATGGGGCGTCCGCATCACGTCCTGCGTACCCCGCCGCTCGAACCGATCCGGCCCGAGCGGGTCGCCCGCGCCCTGAAGGACGATCCGGCGATCAGCCACGTCGCCTTCGTCCATGTCGAGACGAGCTCGGGCCGGATCAATCCGCTCGCGGAGATCGCGTCGCTCTGCCGGCGGCTCGGCCGCGGGCTCATCGTCGATGCCGTCGCCTCCGCGGGAATCGTTCCGCTCGATGTCGCGCATGACCGCCCGGAGGCGCTGGTCCTGTCCTCGAACAAGGGTCTGCAGGGCCCGCCCGGCCTGGCCTGGGTCGTGGCCGAGCGCGCAGCGCTCGAGCGGGGCCGCGGATTTGCCGCGTCCGCCAGCCTCGACCTCTTCGACCAGCACCAGCATGTCGAGCGCACCGGCACATTCCGCTTCACCCCACCGACCCACGTGCTGTGCGGCGTGCACGCCGCCCTTGAGGAACTCGCGGCCGAGGGGCTTGCGGCCCGGGCGGTGCGCTACCGCGGGAACTGGGAGGCTGCCGCCGCCGTCCTCGCGGCGGCGGGCTTTCCGCCGCTGCTGCAGCTGCCGGACACAGCGCCGATCGTGGTGACGGTGGCACTGCCCGAGGACGGCCCTGCCCCGGCCACCGTGACCGCCGCGATGGCGAGCCGCGGCTACGTGCTCGTCCCGGGCCGGCTCGCCGTGCCGCGGACGGTGCGGCTCGGCTGTATCGGAGACCTCACGCCCCCCGACACGGCGCGGGCCGCAGCCGCTCTCGCGGAAGTCCTGAAGTCCGGCCCGATCATCGCTTGA
- a CDS encoding DUF4160 domain-containing protein, translating to MLTIQRFTNCKVAIYADDHLPPHFHIERRGWRALVEIETLTVRSGDARRGAEAMAWAEANRDVLWAAWRRLNKLG from the coding sequence ATGCTGACCATTCAGCGTTTCACAAATTGCAAGGTCGCCATTTACGCCGACGATCACCTGCCGCCGCACTTCCACATCGAGAGGCGCGGCTGGCGTGCCCTGGTCGAGATCGAGACGCTGACGGTCCGCTCGGGCGACGCTCGCAGGGGCGCCGAGGCGATGGCGTGGGCCGAGGCCAACCGCGATGTCCTCTGGGCCGCGTGGCGTCGCCTCAACAAGCTAGGGTGA
- a CDS encoding GNAT family N-acetyltransferase, protein MFDVCRRELGSQASLDVVRRVMSANPSTFSAFARRDKYDCANPRAEGFIAWLPLTSEGRTALLGGQFDGANPSPNYIAAQHEKPAALYVWAIYASGRLAGGVALAFQQMSTPLYSDVDLLAWGPTAAGRRLIDTVGFKPLDADEAGQRGFHIYRRSPQHTVRPAYDTYPSTTEVNTVTVVRSLDDLTKVMAIRSVAFLAEQACPLEEEFDGNDLSSTHLLGYVGDEPAASLRIRCFADFAKVERLAVRPEYRNSRMRS, encoded by the coding sequence TTGTTCGACGTCTGCCGCAGAGAACTGGGGTCGCAAGCCAGTCTCGACGTCGTCAGACGGGTGATGTCGGCCAATCCTTCGACGTTCAGCGCTTTCGCAAGACGCGATAAGTACGACTGCGCCAACCCCCGTGCAGAAGGGTTCATCGCGTGGCTGCCGCTGACGTCCGAAGGCAGAACGGCCCTGCTCGGCGGTCAGTTCGACGGTGCCAATCCTTCGCCGAACTACATCGCAGCCCAGCATGAAAAGCCTGCGGCGCTCTATGTGTGGGCGATCTACGCATCCGGGCGTCTCGCCGGCGGCGTCGCGCTCGCCTTCCAACAGATGTCGACGCCGCTCTACAGCGATGTGGATCTGCTCGCCTGGGGGCCGACGGCGGCCGGTCGCCGCCTGATCGATACCGTCGGATTCAAGCCGCTCGATGCCGACGAAGCCGGGCAACGCGGATTCCACATCTACAGGCGGAGCCCGCAGCACACTGTTCGCCCGGCCTACGACACCTATCCGAGCACGACCGAAGTGAACACGGTCACTGTGGTTCGATCGCTGGACGACCTCACCAAGGTGATGGCGATCCGCAGCGTTGCCTTCCTGGCCGAACAGGCCTGTCCGTTGGAGGAGGAGTTCGACGGCAACGACCTCTCGTCGACGCATCTCCTCGGCTACGTGGGTGACGAGCCGGCGGCCTCGTTGCGCATCCGGTGCTTCGCGGATTTCGCGAAGGTCGAGCGACTGGCCGTGAGGCCGGAATACCGCAATTCACGCATGCGTTCGTGA
- a CDS encoding LysR substrate-binding domain-containing protein, whose product MVQALDSLESATERLRVHPRAPRLIVGCEPALAERWLIPLLAAAPPPGLVVVELTLLDPGGGRAVPHLTIAWQDIGGEMHTPTSPLPDAFGPVHHPLALPRRPCVGATRIHTRSWPDAWERWERAAGQVADGRAGEVFMADLALALRGAEVGLGRAIVPEALVREELADGRLIAPFGFRPLGRRLAIVPSGNAIMPAALLPVRRDFIAWLHREAQVSSGR is encoded by the coding sequence GTGGTGCAAGCCCTCGATAGCCTCGAGAGCGCAACCGAGCGGCTGCGGGTGCATCCCCGCGCCCCCCGTCTCATCGTCGGCTGCGAGCCGGCGCTCGCCGAGCGCTGGCTGATCCCGCTTCTCGCCGCAGCCCCACCGCCCGGGCTCGTCGTGGTCGAACTGACCTTGCTCGACCCGGGCGGCGGTCGCGCCGTGCCCCACCTGACGATCGCGTGGCAGGACATCGGCGGGGAGATGCACACGCCAACCTCGCCGCTCCCGGACGCCTTCGGGCCGGTTCACCACCCCCTCGCGCTACCGCGCCGGCCATGTGTCGGGGCCACCCGGATCCACACCCGGTCGTGGCCCGATGCCTGGGAGCGCTGGGAACGTGCCGCAGGGCAGGTCGCCGATGGTCGGGCGGGCGAGGTGTTCATGGCCGATCTCGCTCTCGCGCTTCGCGGCGCCGAGGTCGGTCTCGGTCGCGCGATCGTCCCCGAGGCCCTGGTGCGAGAGGAACTCGCGGACGGCCGATTGATCGCCCCGTTCGGCTTCCGGCCGCTTGGGCGCCGGCTCGCCATCGTGCCGAGCGGGAACGCGATCATGCCTGCCGCGCTGCTACCGGTGCGCCGCGATTTCATCGCCTGGCTGCACCGCGAGGCACAGGTCTCTTCCGGACGATGA
- a CDS encoding Gfo/Idh/MocA family protein, translating into MIRAAIVGLGGWGRRLVVAVQEDGQPRGSEIHFTRAAVRSAARAKPFADRQRLLLGSFEECLSDPAIDAVVLATPHSAHPGQVRAAAAAGKHVFVEKPLALTLAEAESAIAACKAAGRVLALGHNRRFLPAFRALRELLLAGELGSILHAEAMFAGAFGLAYTPDAWRAGDADAPAGGLTAMGIHSLDALIDCLGPVEEVTAQSMRRVLTIPMDDTTSAMLRFRSGPSGHVATLMATAWTWQLRVFGVRGYAAMPDETSLQIVERSGASRHFVFPVFDTERAELEAFARAVRGDEAYPVPLGDVAHGVAVLEAAVASIRSGRVRMSVGA; encoded by the coding sequence GTGATCCGGGCAGCAATCGTTGGTCTTGGAGGCTGGGGTCGGCGCCTCGTCGTCGCGGTGCAGGAGGACGGGCAGCCCCGCGGTTCCGAGATCCACTTCACCCGCGCCGCCGTACGCTCGGCCGCGCGCGCAAAGCCCTTCGCGGACCGCCAGCGCCTGCTGCTCGGCTCCTTCGAGGAGTGCCTCTCCGATCCGGCCATCGATGCCGTGGTCCTTGCAACGCCCCACAGCGCCCATCCTGGCCAGGTTCGCGCCGCGGCCGCGGCGGGAAAGCACGTCTTCGTCGAGAAGCCCCTCGCCTTGACCCTGGCGGAGGCTGAATCCGCCATCGCTGCCTGCAAGGCTGCCGGGCGCGTGCTGGCGCTCGGTCACAACCGGCGCTTCCTGCCGGCTTTCCGCGCTCTGCGCGAGCTCCTGCTCGCCGGTGAACTTGGGTCCATCCTCCACGCCGAGGCCATGTTTGCCGGCGCCTTCGGCCTTGCCTACACGCCGGATGCTTGGCGGGCGGGTGATGCGGATGCACCTGCCGGCGGACTGACCGCTATGGGCATCCACAGCCTCGACGCCTTGATCGACTGCCTCGGGCCGGTGGAGGAGGTGACCGCCCAGAGCATGCGCCGGGTCCTCACGATTCCGATGGACGACACCACGAGTGCGATGCTGCGCTTCCGGTCAGGCCCGTCTGGCCATGTCGCGACGCTCATGGCTACGGCCTGGACCTGGCAACTGCGCGTGTTCGGTGTCCGGGGCTACGCCGCGATGCCGGACGAGACGAGCCTTCAGATCGTCGAGCGCAGCGGCGCCTCGCGGCATTTCGTCTTCCCCGTCTTCGACACGGAACGGGCCGAACTCGAAGCGTTCGCGCGGGCGGTGCGGGGGGACGAGGCCTACCCGGTCCCGCTCGGCGACGTGGCGCACGGGGTCGCCGTGCTCGAGGCCGCGGTGGCGTCGATCCGCTCCGGCCGTGTGCGGATGTCGGTGGGGGCTTGA
- a CDS encoding DUF2442 domain-containing protein — MEAQSTNAVRAGRGRTLVVTWKNGAESPVDVSEHLGRFEVFRPLRDDTDAFRAATVGEWGWNAHWSDDMEISADTLWRLALEQGAAWLLSWRKSRTPKLSQAAAALGVSPRMWRYYEAGTHLLPKTVRLAALGLDREAEAA; from the coding sequence ATGGAAGCGCAGAGCACCAATGCCGTCCGGGCCGGCCGCGGCCGGACCCTGGTCGTCACCTGGAAGAACGGTGCCGAGAGCCCTGTCGACGTGAGCGAGCACCTCGGCCGGTTCGAGGTGTTCAGGCCACTCCGGGACGACACCGACGCCTTCCGGGCGGCAACGGTCGGCGAGTGGGGCTGGAACGCCCACTGGTCCGACGACATGGAGATCAGCGCCGACACGCTGTGGCGACTGGCGCTCGAGCAGGGCGCCGCCTGGCTGCTGTCGTGGCGGAAGTCCCGGACGCCGAAGCTGTCCCAGGCCGCGGCGGCGCTCGGCGTCAGCCCGCGCATGTGGCGCTATTACGAGGCCGGGACGCACCTGCTGCCGAAGACGGTGCGACTGGCGGCACTCGGCCTGGATCGCGAGGCAGAGGCAGCCTGA
- a CDS encoding LexA family protein — translation MSLYRVGGQAADGGGLVRIPFMLSTLCAGFPSPAEDFIEGALELPRWLVPNPPATFIWRVRGWCMKGAGIHDEDLAVVDRSLSPSPGAVVVAVVNGEMSLKRLIMTGNRLSLTFDNPEMDQEFALEDLEEGLLWGVLLFSVRWHHVKARASLVR, via the coding sequence GTGAGTCTCTATCGGGTCGGTGGCCAAGCGGCGGATGGCGGCGGGCTCGTGCGGATCCCGTTCATGCTCTCGACGCTCTGCGCCGGCTTCCCGAGCCCGGCAGAGGACTTCATCGAGGGTGCACTGGAGCTGCCGCGCTGGCTCGTGCCGAATCCGCCCGCCACCTTCATATGGCGCGTCCGCGGCTGGTGCATGAAGGGCGCCGGCATCCATGACGAAGACTTGGCCGTGGTCGACCGCTCGCTCTCGCCGTCCCCCGGCGCGGTCGTCGTCGCAGTTGTCAACGGCGAGATGAGTCTCAAGCGCCTGATCATGACCGGCAACCGGCTGAGCCTTACGTTCGACAACCCGGAGATGGATCAGGAATTCGCCCTGGAGGATCTGGAGGAGGGGCTACTCTGGGGCGTGCTGCTATTCTCGGTGCGCTGGCACCACGTGAAGGCCCGTGCGAGCCTTGTGCGATGA